The following are from one region of the Camelus dromedarius isolate mCamDro1 chromosome 34, mCamDro1.pat, whole genome shotgun sequence genome:
- the LOC105096604 gene encoding protein NPAT isoform X3 — translation MSSLWKKLDHTLSQIRSMQSSSGFAANQRARTRNGIAEIKWQRRLASQSAPVSSEVLTLPYLSGQFTTSPLTAAQVTRPTGQISAPLRSNFVVVNHSQSQDTVTTGEALNVIPGPQEKKTHASLMSPGRRKSESQRKSITLSGPHSTIRNFQDPNSFAVEKQMVIENAREKILSNKSLQEKLAENINKFLTSDSNIAQVPKQTDSNPTEPETSIDELLGLPSEIHMSEEAIQDILEQTESDPAFQALFDLFDYGKTKNNKNTSQGISSQHMETNPNVVLAGETNLAVKGSFETEESDDQSGQPPFCASYQNEDASNALKNGSNHDELRQEAQEHFSQISSGAQKKAFKTAVPTEQKCNLDIPFESVPNLNDFNQRVHSDAECNQHCAELYTNQMSAETEMALEVEKNSLSPNAQNESRLQPDQSDIPITSFVSLGGETNNENLILSGKTSQLLSQNIPLTGKPCKKSQFSESSDDTRKLTTNFHDSKSPDSREIYQNKVEINHVLPVASQQLSDCQDNSALQSKILPLSVESSGLTVSEQKVESHLGDSVSSVKQPSNDSSSVELNPAVHETQPSKSEKVALESQEPSSSVKEDGDSIFLSLGENNCEEVTLMPPEGNAIEEAHSLPSESVCSSVRDSQPESHNTDDKPASDSSTEVDASNIVSLKIIISDDLFVSSDTELNSAVSSISGENLPTIILSAPAKSPARNAEVVKCLSSEETAGAVASAEGIGDSASVDQSLLALRPEHCAVSNTQSDDSIAFSASVAPCVSKDGGYIQLMPATSTTFGNSNNILIATCVTDSTALETAVSQSNVMVLPGSSAPVTTPSPPPQLQTPPRSNSVFAVNQAVSPSFSQGSAIIIASPVQPVLQGMVGMIPVSVVGQNGNTFSAPPRQVLHMPLAAPVCNRSIPQFPIPPKSQKTQGLRSKPCTGKQVNNLVDSSSQLVGCHAQRTEVSDKNVATDLGKKLEEITVPFSVESIVPTSKPFESHRRVLCFDSTASPGADTQGTNHKMVSQSKERNDISLSNLDSPVVSSTLKAPSNNAVKREREKPPMPKIVSKSETAASRHSAMKETQSEKKVSPTGTVLESFHKATANKENELCSDVERQKNPETPKLSNGPQNGGVRNEKAIASLQELTRKQGTPSNSKNVISVGVPGKDVKQEQARSASSLINPLTKHSTEMLLQDIQWHSPVNRLTDSTDLPGPRTPGSGAAEKHKEEPTDGIKVPSSRRFSEDSSTPKVMVPPVTADVPACSPASETGSENSVNMAAHTLMILSRAAISRTTSTTPLKDNTQQFRASSRGTTKKRKIEELDERERNSRTSNKSLANSSVPMKKKKIKKKKLPSSFPAGMDVDKFLLSLHYDE, via the exons ATGTCATCTCTGTGGAAGAAGTTAGACCATACACTTTCTCAGATCAG GAGCATGCAAAGTTCTTCAGGGTTTGCTGCCAATCAGAGAG CCCGAACAAGAAACGGAATTGCAGAAATTAAATGGCAGAGAAGGCTTGCGTCTCAGTCAGCTCCTGTCAGTTCAGAGGTGCTGACTTTACCATATCTTTCAGGACAGTTTACTACTTCTCCTTTGACAGCTGCACAAGTTACTCGGCCGACTGGCCAAATTTCAGCTCCTTTGAGGTCTAATTTTGTAGTGGTCAACCATTCACAGTCACAAGACACTGTGACCA CTGGAGAGGCTTTAAATGTCATTCCTGGTcctcaggaaaagaaaactcaTGCCAGCTTAATGTCTCCTGGTAGACGCAAAag TGAATCTCAAAGGAAAAGTATCACTTTGTCTGGGCCTCATTCAACGATACGGAATTTCCAGGATCCAAATTCATTTGCAGTAGAAAAA CAAATGGTTATTGAAAATGCACgagaaaaaatattaagtaacaaATCTCTTCAAGAAAAGCTTGCAGAAAACATTAATAAATTTTTGACTAG TGACAGCAATATTGCTCAAGTACCTAAGCAAACAGATAGCAACCCTACTGAACCAGAGACTTCAATTGATGAACTCCTGGGACTTCCG agtgaaatCCACATGTCTGAAGAAGCTATACAGGACATACTGGAACAAACAGAATCAGACCCAGCATTTCAGGCACTCTTTGATCTATTTGACTATG GtaaaacaaagaataataaaaatacatcacaAGGCATTTCCAGTCAGCATATGGAAACCAATCCGAATGTAGTCTTAGCAGGTGAAACTAATCTAGCAGTTAAAGGTTCTTTTGAAACCGAAGAATCTG ATGATCAGTCTGGTCAGCCCCCGTTTTGTGCATCCTATCAAAATGAAGACGCATCAAATGCTTTGAAGAATGGCAGCAACCATGATGAGCTTAGACAGGAAGCCCAGGAGCATTTTTCCCAGATAAGCTCTGGCGCCCAGAAAAAGGCCTTTAAGACAGCTGTACCTACTGAACAGAAGTGTAACCTTGATATACCCTTTGAGTCTGTGCCTAATTTGAATGACTTTAACCAAAGAGTACATTCTGATGCTGAATGTAATCAGCACTGTGCTGAATTATACACCAATCAGATGTCCGCTGAAACTGAAATGGCTTTGGAAGTTGAAAAGAATTCTCTGTCTCCAAATGCACAGAATGAATCTCGATTACAGCCTGATCAGTCTGATATACCAATAACGTCATTTGTTTCCCTTGGTGGTGAGACTAACAATGAAAACTTAATTCTCTCTGGGAAAACTTCTCAACTTTTATCCCAGAATATTCCATTAACTGGAAAACCATGTAAAAAAAGTCAATTTAGTGAAAGTTCTGATGATACAAGAAAACTTACAACTAATTTCCATGATTCCAAGTCACCAGATTCTAGAGAAATTTATCAGAATAAAGTTGAAATTAATCATGTATTACCAGTTGCATCACAGCAACTTTCAGATTGCCAAGATAATTCTGCGCTTCAGAGTAAAATATTACCTTTGTCCGTTGAAAGTTCAGGTTTAACTGTATCTGAACAAAAAGTAGAAAGTCATCTTGGAGATTCAGTGTCTTCAGTTAAACAACCATCTAATGATTCATCCTCTGTTGAGTTAAATCCTGCAGTACATGAAACTCAGCCCTCCAAGTCTGAGAAAGTCGCTTTGGAGTCACAAGAGCCTTCATCTTCTGTAAAAGAAGATGGGGATAGTATCTTTCTCTCTTTAGGTGAAAATAACTGCGAGGAGGTCACGTTGATGCCTCCAGAAGGTAATGCTATAGAAGAGGCACATTCTCTTCCTTCAGAATCTGTGTGTTCTTCAGTGAGAGATTCTCAACCTGAGTCCCACAATACTGATGATAAACCTGCTAGTGACAGCTCAACAGAGGTCGACGCATCGAATATAGTCTCTCTCAAAATTATCATCAGTGATGATCTGTTTGTCTCCTCAGATACCGAACTGAACAGTGCTGTTTCTAGCATCAGTGGAGAAAACTTGCCAACTATAATTCTGTCTGCTCCTGCTAAATCACCTGCCAGAAATGCAGAAGTAGTTAAATGCCTGTCTTCAGAAGAAACCGCAGGTGCTGTCGCATCTGCTGAGGGAATTGGGGATTCAGCCTCAGTGGACCAGAGCCTTTtagctctcagacctgagcactGTGCAGTAAGCAACACTCAGAGTGACGACAGCATTGCTTTTTCAGCCAGTGTTGCACCATGTGTTTCCAAGGATGGAGGATACATACAGTTGATGCCAGCTACAAGCACAACTTTCGGCAACTCGAATAACATTCTGATAGCTACCTGTGTAACTGATTCAACAGCCCTAGAAACAGCTGTCAGTCAGTCAAATGTCATGGTGTTGCCTGGAAGTTCTGCACCTGTGACTACTCCGTCTCCACCACCGCAGTTACAGACGCCACCAAGGTCAAACAGTGTATTTGCGGTCAACCAAGCTGTGTCGCCCAGCTTTTCACAAG GATCTGCCATTATAATTGCTTCTCCAGTCCAACCTGTACTTCAAGGAATGGTGGGAATGATACCTGTATCTGTGGTTGGACAGAACGGAAATACCTTTTCTGCTCCTCCTCGGCAG GTCCTTCACATGCCTTTGGCAGCACCTGTATGCAATAGAAGTATCCCTCAGTTCCCCATCCCTCCAAAATCTCAGAAGACTCAGGGACTAAGAAGCAAGCCTTGTACAG GAAAGCAGGTAAATAATTTGGTGGATTCATCAAGTCAGTTAGTCGGATGTCACGCACAAAG aacTGAAGTTTCTGACAAAAATGTGGCCACAGATCttggaaaaaaattggaagaaatcACAGTTCCCTTCTCAGTAGAGAGTATAGTTCCAACTAGCAAACCATTTGAAAGCCACAGACGTGTGCTCTGTTTTGATAGCACTGCTTCTCCTGGGGCAGATACACAGGGGACAAACCATAAGATGGTGTCCCAGAGCAAAGAAAGGAATGACATTTCGCTTTCTAATCTGGACTCGCCTGTTGTGTCCTCCACCCTAAAAGCCCCTTCTAATAATGCtgtcaaaagagaaagagagaagcctCCTATGCCTAAGATTGTGTCTAAGTCAGAGACTGCCGCTAGCCGACACAGCGCCATGAAAGAGACTCAGTCAGAGAAGAAGGTTTCACCAACAGGAACTGTACTTGAGTCTTTCCATAAAGCAACAGCTAACAAGGAGAATGAATTATGCAGCGATGTGGAAAGGCAGAAAAATCCAGAAACTCCAAAACTGTCTAATGGACCACAAAATGGGGGTGTACGGAATGAGAAAGCTATTGCTTCATTGCAAGAGCTAACCAGAAAACAGGGCACACCCTCAAACAGTAAAAATGTCATTTCCGTAGGAGTACCTGGGAAGGATGTAAAGCAAGAGCAAGCCAGGTCTGCGAGTTCTTTGATTAACCCACTCACCAAACATAGCACAGAAATGTTACTACAAGACATCCAGTGGCATAGCCCAGTAAATAGACTCACTGATAGTACTGATTTGCCTGGACCCCGGACACCTGGCTCAGGGGCAGCggaaaaacataaagaagaaccTACAGATGGTATTAAGGTCCCTTCTAGTAGGCGTTTCAGTGAAGACAGTAGCACACCCAAAGTAATGGTCCCTCCTGTCACCGCGGACGTGCCCGCCTGCAGCCCGGCCAGTGAAACAGGCAGTGAAAACAGTGTAAACATGGCAGCGCACACATTAATGATTCTCTCCAGAGCGGCCATCTCGAGGACTACTTCAACAACTCCTCTGAAAGACAATACACAACAATTTAGAGCATCTTCAAGGGGCACCACAAAAAAGCGGAAAATTGAGGAATTAGATGAGCGTGAGCGAAACTCCCGTACTTCTAATAAAAGTCTTGCAAACTCATCAGTaccaatgaaaaagaagaaaattaag aaaaaGAAGCTACCCAGTTCATTTCCAGCTGGAATGGATGTGGACAAATTTTTGCTATCATTGCATTATGATGAGTAA